One genomic segment of Fundulus heteroclitus isolate FHET01 chromosome 10, MU-UCD_Fhet_4.1, whole genome shotgun sequence includes these proteins:
- the sncgb gene encoding synuclein, gamma b (breast cancer-specific protein 1) isoform X1 — protein sequence MDVLMKGFSMAKEGVVAAAEKTKAGMEEAAAKTKEGVMYVGSKTKEGVVSSVNTVANRTVDQTNIVGETAVAGANEVSQATIEGVENVAASTGLVSQEEPVYEGEYGGMEQGGEGGEGY from the exons ATGGATGTACTGATGAAAGGGTTCTCCATGGCCAAGGAGGGGGTGGTGGCCGCCGCAGAGAAGACCAAAGCGGGGATGGAGGAGGCAGCGGCCAAGACCAAAGAAGGGGTGATGTATGTAG GGAGCAAGACGAAGGAAGGAGTTGTGTCATCAGTAAACACAG TGGCCAACAGGACCGTGGACCAGACCAACATCGTTGGAGAAACAGCAGTCGCCGGAGCCAACGAAGTGTCACAGGCGACCATCGAGGGGGTTGAGAACGTCGCCGCATCAACCGGGCTGGTCAGTCAG GAGGAGCCCGTATACGAG GGAGAGTATGGAGGAATGGAGCAAGGTGGGGAAGGAGGAGAG GGCTACTAG
- the sncgb gene encoding synuclein, gamma b (breast cancer-specific protein 1) isoform X2, with amino-acid sequence MDVLMKGFSMAKEGVVAAAEKTKAGMEEAAAKTKEGVMYVGSKTKEGVVSSVNTVANRTVDQTNIVGETAVAGANEVSQATIEGVENVAASTGLVSQGEYGGMEQGGEGGEGY; translated from the exons ATGGATGTACTGATGAAAGGGTTCTCCATGGCCAAGGAGGGGGTGGTGGCCGCCGCAGAGAAGACCAAAGCGGGGATGGAGGAGGCAGCGGCCAAGACCAAAGAAGGGGTGATGTATGTAG GGAGCAAGACGAAGGAAGGAGTTGTGTCATCAGTAAACACAG TGGCCAACAGGACCGTGGACCAGACCAACATCGTTGGAGAAACAGCAGTCGCCGGAGCCAACGAAGTGTCACAGGCGACCATCGAGGGGGTTGAGAACGTCGCCGCATCAACCGGGCTGGTCAGTCAG GGAGAGTATGGAGGAATGGAGCAAGGTGGGGAAGGAGGAGAG GGCTACTAG